In one Dermacentor variabilis isolate Ectoservices chromosome 4, ASM5094787v1, whole genome shotgun sequence genomic region, the following are encoded:
- the LOC142578558 gene encoding uncharacterized protein LOC142578558 isoform X1, producing the protein MGNMLRNTFFYVFQVTALLAKCELLLGCCSATASWNHDIGRLRIPLSDPGDICHVNKISSPGITAYTRDQPWMTSTHVTLQEDLKVKPAPCFSSGRRSSEMGNMLRNTFFYVFQVQAFRRPSLSGRSS; encoded by the exons ATGGGCAACATGCTCAGGAACACTTTTTTCTACGTATTCCAGGTTACCGCTCTCCTGGCAAAGTGCGAGCTTTTGTTGGGCTGCTGCTCTGCAACTGCCTCGTGGAATCACGATATAGGACGACTTCGCATCCCGTTATCGGATCCTGGTGACATCTGCCACGTCAACAAGATATCGAGCCCTGGCATCACAGCGTACACACGGGACCAGCCATGGATGACGTCGACTCACGTGACCCTGCAGGAGGACTTAAAAGTGAAGCCCGCACCGTGCTTCTCCAGTGGGCGACGCAGCAGCGAAATGGGCAACATGCTCAGGAACACTTTTTTCTACGTATTCCAG GTCCAAGCGTTCAGGAGGCCGTCGCTGTCGGGTCGATCTTCGTAA
- the Rcd1 gene encoding reduction in Cnn dots 1, whose product MSDMCAAAHHYHYGDGRASSAEMYLHRLSGQEKEPHIVSVDHSYAKAWNAHPDSHHAKPAKLLFMKDVFFSESKTGIRENVVVNVETWKGVDTPPYDGSKTRNLMSECERSASVSSRPDADATMWDENVKRLGWTSSQHRAFNHVLRLLHADRLARLAYNNNANEPVLRRLAVDRTARRLRRIMGLFSWDLKLLQWLHQLLMEKATVSYVAAYMDALQALRAQIPQLIDKLVARQATPGRSTGPDAVGMLLRRPWDPVAPFLSQHKPKRLPCSPLLVVCPGGPRPQAAGLPRSKFWTSQLSVLGKLVAVDPVPTTPPNASLNQVLEAMVAAARAKVLELKSHFSSRPIILIGWMIGGLVACQVSLMESVAAVVCFGFPLVGLSGSRDVDDPLLDSHTPTLFVVGQNALSCSMDELENFREHMKAVSGLVVVGGADDSLHMCALKKRLEGVTQSMVDRCVLDEVGSFLQWVLSAPHMGPAGSMASKVTAATATSLAARRCSQAPLPESSCQVALGRRQGRQYRSHFHHQSSSGSSNMDSVICSSSKSSFVATGMHTKRGSGRRVGRPPKQVTEKPTFSSFAPLKVPRPLAGQQRKRTLVAPTTWPAGSPSQPSLQSEHRILPGPPAAPDDTVPLSELVSHSSEVDLMPTSSLWSQSLIADPQSSPCFSSSPMSSPMSKFQQKVHCTGKPLDTPPQLAQCVAGEGELQHTLDACSANSTAEERLKEEGKFVSLADGGVRTSQLQKSLQPLNELQAVCSTQAANSPFCQMVLPASRAISMVVTPTKMELHSGHSGICSLSGLPLGHTASKEILQPLQCVRSRESSALEMLAEASSTHRDSDSSVCSTSQMPPTKTLGTSHAVKGMPSRYKASFSLPSTAATRTRKVRMPRFYDS is encoded by the coding sequence ATGTCAGATATGTGCGCAGCAGCGCACCACTATCACTACGGCGATGGCCGTGCTTCGAGCGCAGAAATGTATCTACACCGGCTTTCGGGCCAAGAAAAGGAGCCGCACATTGTGAGTGTCGACCACAGTTACGCCAAGGCGTGGAATGCCCACCCGGACTCGCACCATGCAAAACCAGCAAAGCTTCTCTTCATGAAGGATGTATTTTTTTCTGAGAGCAAGACAGGAATCCGCGAAAATGTTGTGGTGAATGTCGAAACTTGGAAAGGTGTGGACACACCTCCATACGATGGGAGCAAGACGCGTAACCTTATGAGCGAATGCGAGCGCAGCGCATCCGTTTCATCCAGGCCGGACGCAGACGCAACCATGTGGGATGAAAATGTGAAAAGGCTGGGCTGGACCAGCTCTCAGCATCGAGCGTTCAACCATGTTCTGCGACTCCTTCACGCGGACCGGTTGGCACGACTAGCCTACAACAACAATGCCAATGAGCCAGTTCTGCGGCGACTGGCCGTGGACCGGACTGCTCGTCGGCTGAGGCGCATCATGGGGTTGTTTAGCTGGGACTTGAAACTGCTTCAGTGGCTGCATCAGCTGTTGATGGAAAAAGCCACTGTCTCCTATGTTGCAGCCTATATGGACGCTTTGCAAGCCCTGAGGGCGCAGATCCCTCAGCTCATCGACAAGCTGGTGGCTCGGCAAGCAACGCCCGGGCGCTCGACCGGCCCCGATGCCGTGGGTATGCTGCTGCGACGCCCCTGGGACCCAGTGGCGCCTTTCCTGAGTCAGCACAAGCCAAAACGGCTGCCCTGTTCTCCTCTGCTGGTGGTGTGCCCAGGCGGCCCACGACCCCAGGCGGCTGGTCTGCCCCGCTCCAAATTTTGGACCTCTCAGCTATCCGTGCTGGGCAAGCTGGTGGCCGTAGATCCTGTGCCGACTACGCCGCCAAACGCCAGCCTCAACCAGGTACTGGAGGCCATGGTGGCTGCTGCACGGGCCAAGGTCCTTGAGCTCAAGAGCCATTTTTCGTCAAGGCCGATCATCTTAATTGGATGGATGATAGGCGGCCTTGTTGCATGTCAAGTTTCATTGATGGAGTCTGTTGCCGCTGTCGTGTGCTTCGGTTTCCCGCTAGTTGGGCTGAGTGGATCTCGAGACGTGGATGACCCGCTGCTGGATAGCCACACACCTACACTGTTTGTGGTCGGCCAGAATGCCCTGTCGTGCAGCATGGACGAGCTGGAGAACTTCCGAGAGCACATGAAGGCGGTGTCGGGCCTTGTGGTGGTCGGTGGAGCCGATGATTCACTTCACATGTGTGCCCTCAAAAAGCGTCTTGAGGGCGTTACTCAGTCGATGGTGGATCGGTGTGTCTTGGATGAAGTTGGGTCATTTCTGCAATGGGTGCTTAGTGCACCACACATGGGTCCAGCTGGAAGCATGGCATCTAAGGTCACAGCTGCTACAGCTACATCTCTTGCTGCACGACGATGTTCGCAGGCTCCACTGCCTGAAAGCTCATGCCAAGTTGCCCTTGGTCGTCGTCAAGGCCGACAATATCGATCTCATTTCCACCACCAATCCTCTTCTGGGAGCTCCAACATGGACAGTGTAATTTGTTCAAGCTCGAAATCCAGCTTTGTTGCAACTGGTATGCACACAAAGCGTGGTTCTGGACGCCGTGTTGGGAGACCCCCCAAGCAGGTCACCGAAAAACCTACCTTTAGCAGCTTCGCACCCCTGAAAGTGCCTCGTCCCCTGGCAGGACAACAGCGCAAGCGTACCCTTGTAGCACCCACTACATGGCCAGCTGGCAGCCCATCCCAACCATCCTTGCAAAGTGAGCATCGCATTCTGCCTGGCCCGCCGGCAGCCCCTGATGATACAGTGCCATTGAGTGAGCTAGTAAGTCACTCAAGTGAAGTTGACCTCATGCCGACATCTTCACTTTGGTCACAGTCCCTCATAGCTGACCCACAAAGCAGTCCCTGCTTCAGCTCTTCACCAATGTCATCACCCATGAGCAAATTTCAGCAGAAGGTTCATTGCACAGGCAAGCCTTTAGACACACCCCCACAATTGGCTCAGTGTGTTGCCGGTGAGGGTGAACTCCAGCACACACTCGATGCATGTTCGGCAAACAGCACAGCAGAAGAACGGCTCAAGGAGGAAGGCAAGTTTGTTAGCCTGGCAGATGGTGGTGTCCGAACAAGCCAGCTACAAAAGAGTCTCCAGCCGTTGAACGAGCTACAAGCGGTGTGCTCAACGCAAGCAGCAAATAGCCCATTCTGCCAAATGGTGCTGCCGGCCAGCCGTGCTATTTCCATGGTTGTGACACCAACTAAGATGGAGCTGCATTCAGGACACTCTGGCATTTGCAGCTTAAGTGGGCTACCCCTTGGCCACACTGCAAGTAAGGAGATACTGCAGCCACTGCAGTGTGTTCGAAGTAGAGAGTCCAGTGCACTGGAAATGCTGGCAGAGGCATCAAGCACTCACCGTGACAGTGACTCTTCTGTCTGTAGCACATCACAGATGCCACCTACAAAGACTTTGGGTACATCCCATGCTGTAAAAGGCATGCCTAGCAGGTACAAAGCCTCCTTCTCACTGCcttcaacagcagcaacaagaacaagaaaggtTCGAATGCCACGTTTCTATGACAGCTGA
- the LOC142578558 gene encoding uncharacterized protein LOC142578558 isoform X2 has protein sequence MDDVDSRDPAGGLKSEARTVLLQWATQQRNGQHAQEHFFLRIPGPSVQEAVAVGSIFVTVAGYPSGPLPDYVAT, from the exons ATGGATGACGTCGACTCACGTGACCCTGCAGGAGGACTTAAAAGTGAAGCCCGCACCGTGCTTCTCCAGTGGGCGACGCAGCAGCGAAATGGGCAACATGCTCAGGAACACTTTTTTCTACGTATTCCAG GTCCAAGCGTTCAGGAGGCCGTCGCTGTCGGGTCGATCTTCGTAACGGTGGCGGGCTATCCGTCTGGGCCACTTCCGGACTATGTCGCGACGTGA